The following are encoded together in the Bradyrhizobium sp. CCGUVB1N3 genome:
- a CDS encoding ATP-dependent Clp protease adaptor ClpS: MMSDMHSESGPAQLVFHDDEDTPEEFVIELLRRVFGKSEREALALMTRIEQEEKAGCGPYPRSVADALLKSALQHIQFAGHGLRITLEPVKTTCELCGKPEAQTDVRLGSRTIWLCNECMRAAGNPGNEPEEEEFEYACEVLDRQFAGVPRSKLVTTVRQFPGHMRADIQAAVDRLFASAIRLFGINDEQRYETLSIARLLRDGRHAQAIAPLQYFDLDIGEKNPVKCLDNGLWLCTQGDLRYAVLLCAHREYSRESGIRIEIAVPSGAAGAALVQRCFGELEQAVQAARTYRGKILSLDADSDYRGRSRGITVHRLPPVARDEVILPEQTLRLLDRNVLRFVGTRDQLRRLGQSTRKGILLYGPPGTGKTHTIRYLATHLPGHTTLIITAEQMGLLGAYMSLARLLQPSMVVIEDVDLIARDRDEMGPCEESLLNKLLNEMDGLKEDADILFVLTTNRPEDLEGALAGRPGRIDQAIEVPLPDEIGRSKLVRLYGKGLPLDDAIVTEAARRSEGTSCAFIKELMRRLAQASLARDGGNSVISADINEALDEMLFSGGRLNAQLLGGAQAMAAG, translated from the coding sequence ATGATGAGTGATATGCACAGCGAAAGCGGGCCGGCCCAGCTCGTGTTTCATGATGACGAAGATACGCCGGAAGAATTTGTGATCGAGTTGCTGCGCCGGGTTTTCGGCAAGTCGGAGCGTGAAGCGCTCGCGCTGATGACCCGGATTGAGCAGGAGGAAAAGGCCGGCTGCGGCCCCTACCCGCGCTCCGTCGCCGATGCACTGCTCAAATCCGCGCTGCAGCACATTCAATTTGCAGGTCACGGCCTGCGGATCACGCTCGAGCCGGTCAAGACGACTTGCGAGCTTTGCGGCAAGCCCGAGGCGCAGACCGACGTGCGACTCGGGAGCCGTACGATCTGGCTGTGCAACGAATGCATGCGAGCGGCAGGCAACCCCGGCAATGAGCCGGAAGAAGAGGAGTTCGAATATGCCTGCGAGGTACTGGACCGGCAATTCGCCGGCGTTCCACGCAGCAAGCTCGTGACCACGGTCCGCCAGTTTCCGGGACACATGCGCGCAGACATCCAGGCGGCCGTCGATCGGCTGTTCGCCTCCGCGATCCGGCTGTTCGGCATCAACGACGAGCAACGCTACGAGACGCTGTCGATAGCACGGCTTCTGCGCGACGGTCGCCATGCGCAGGCGATTGCGCCGCTCCAGTATTTCGATCTCGACATTGGCGAGAAGAATCCGGTCAAGTGCCTCGACAACGGGCTGTGGCTTTGCACGCAGGGCGATCTCCGCTACGCGGTGCTGCTCTGCGCGCATCGCGAATACAGCCGTGAGAGCGGAATCCGGATCGAAATCGCCGTGCCCTCGGGTGCCGCGGGCGCGGCCCTCGTCCAGCGATGCTTCGGCGAGCTGGAGCAGGCCGTGCAGGCCGCACGCACCTATCGTGGCAAGATCCTCTCGCTCGACGCCGACAGCGATTATCGCGGCCGCTCGCGCGGCATCACCGTGCATCGCCTGCCGCCGGTGGCACGCGACGAGGTGATCCTGCCGGAGCAGACCTTGCGGCTGCTTGATCGCAACGTCCTGAGATTCGTCGGCACCCGCGATCAATTGCGCCGGCTCGGCCAGTCGACGCGCAAGGGCATTTTGCTGTACGGCCCCCCCGGCACCGGCAAGACGCACACGATCCGCTATCTCGCGACGCACTTGCCCGGGCATACGACCCTGATCATCACCGCCGAGCAGATGGGCCTTCTCGGCGCCTATATGAGCCTGGCGCGGCTTCTCCAGCCCTCGATGGTGGTGATCGAGGATGTCGATCTCATCGCCCGCGACCGCGATGAGATGGGACCGTGCGAGGAATCCCTCCTGAACAAATTGCTCAACGAGATGGACGGGCTGAAGGAGGACGCGGACATCCTGTTCGTCCTGACCACCAACCGGCCGGAGGACCTCGAAGGTGCGCTCGCCGGCCGGCCCGGCCGCATCGACCAGGCGATCGAAGTGCCTCTCCCCGACGAAATCGGCCGCAGCAAGCTGGTTCGGCTCTACGGCAAGGGGCTGCCGCTCGATGACGCCATCGTCACCGAGGCGGCGCGGCGCAGCGAGGGCACGAGCTGTGCCTTCATCAAGGAATTGATGCGGCGGCTAGCGCAGGCGAGTCTCGCGCGCGACGGCGGCAATTCCGTCATCTCCGCCGATATCAATGAGGCGCTCGACGAGATGCTGTTCTCCGGCGGTCGCCTCAATGCGCAGCTGCTCGGCGGCGCGCAGGCGATGGCGGCGGGATAA
- a CDS encoding tannase/feruloyl esterase family alpha/beta hydrolase yields MTRSQISATVCFASLLVALTHVDGASALTLAEDADTVCKGLASGVGAVKIDSATLQAPSPLTVAERGPMPSARVTPASPAFCKVLGHIEPADPKAPPIRFQINLPVEWNGRSLQYGGDGFNGVLITGLGLPPAYPFDKPSPLARGFVTYGTDSGHETKPGEPPQAFALNDEAFENFAHRAYKKVRDAAVTLIERAYGKRPEKMYFMGSSEGGREGLTMAQRYPEDFDGIFSRVPVINWVGLQHAGTRSGLATMGDGWIRPAQVKLVADAVRAACDKADGLADALVENPVGCKATFKPQALRCASGQSGDQCLTDAQIKAIDTLHGAYKFPFPLANGLDDYPGWGVSGEDTPSVGPTGGWTAWWLGTAAPAQPPAPNNGFAWVYGAGTIQYVFARIPELDVTTYKPEDHKARLLEISQLMDSTNPDLSRFRAHGGRLIMLEHMADYAQSPYAGIRYFENVERLMGSATTDLFARLYTAPGVDHLGSGAPANVDMLSVLVDWVEKDKAPGDLEVIEQKVEAPSFAVVRALPLCRWPAWPHYSGGPATEAASFFCAP; encoded by the coding sequence ATGACGCGTTCTCAGATCAGCGCAACCGTGTGTTTCGCGAGCCTGCTGGTGGCGTTGACTCATGTCGACGGCGCATCCGCGCTGACGTTGGCCGAGGATGCCGACACCGTCTGCAAGGGCCTTGCCTCGGGCGTCGGTGCGGTCAAGATCGACTCCGCGACGCTCCAGGCGCCGTCGCCGCTCACCGTCGCCGAACGCGGACCGATGCCGTCGGCACGCGTCACCCCGGCCAGTCCTGCTTTCTGCAAGGTGCTCGGTCACATCGAGCCTGCGGACCCGAAAGCGCCGCCGATCAGGTTCCAGATCAACCTGCCGGTCGAATGGAACGGGCGCTCGCTGCAATATGGCGGCGACGGATTCAATGGCGTTCTGATCACCGGGCTCGGGTTGCCGCCGGCCTATCCCTTCGACAAGCCGTCGCCGCTTGCGCGCGGCTTCGTCACCTATGGCACCGATTCCGGTCATGAGACCAAGCCGGGCGAGCCGCCGCAGGCCTTCGCGCTCAACGACGAGGCGTTCGAGAACTTTGCGCACCGCGCCTACAAGAAGGTGCGCGACGCCGCCGTCACCCTGATCGAGCGCGCCTACGGCAAAAGACCTGAGAAGATGTACTTCATGGGCTCGTCCGAGGGCGGTCGCGAAGGTCTGACCATGGCGCAGCGTTACCCCGAGGATTTCGATGGCATTTTCTCGCGCGTGCCGGTCATCAACTGGGTCGGCCTGCAGCATGCCGGCACCCGGTCGGGCCTGGCGACCATGGGCGACGGCTGGATCCGTCCGGCCCAGGTGAAGCTCGTGGCTGACGCCGTGCGCGCCGCCTGCGACAAGGCCGACGGCCTAGCCGATGCGTTGGTGGAGAATCCCGTCGGCTGCAAAGCGACCTTCAAGCCGCAGGCGCTGCGCTGCGCGAGCGGACAGAGTGGCGATCAATGCCTCACCGACGCGCAGATCAAGGCGATCGACACGCTGCACGGCGCTTACAAATTCCCGTTCCCGCTCGCCAACGGCCTCGATGACTATCCGGGCTGGGGCGTGTCGGGCGAGGATACGCCATCCGTCGGCCCGACCGGCGGATGGACGGCCTGGTGGCTCGGCACCGCGGCGCCCGCGCAGCCGCCGGCGCCGAACAACGGCTTCGCCTGGGTCTACGGCGCGGGCACCATTCAATATGTCTTCGCTCGCATTCCGGAGCTCGACGTCACCACCTACAAGCCCGAGGACCACAAGGCGCGGCTGCTCGAAATCTCCCAACTGATGGACTCGACCAACCCCGATCTCAGCCGTTTCCGCGCGCATGGCGGCCGCCTGATCATGCTCGAGCATATGGCCGACTATGCGCAGAGCCCCTATGCCGGCATCCGCTATTTCGAGAACGTCGAGCGCTTGATGGGCTCGGCGACGACGGATCTGTTCGCAAGGCTCTACACGGCGCCCGGCGTCGACCATCTCGGCTCCGGCGCGCCGGCCAATGTCGATATGCTGAGCGTGCTGGTCGACTGGGTCGAGAAGGACAAGGCGCCCGGCGATCTCGAGGTCATCGAGCAGAAGGTCGAGGCGCCGTCCTTCGCGGTCGTCCGCGCGCTGCCGCTGTGCCGCTGGCCGGCCTGGCCGCATTACAGTGGCGGCCCGGCGACGGAGGCTGCGAGCTTCTTCTGCGCGCCGTAA
- a CDS encoding GntP family permease, giving the protein MGLLGILVGLGLLVVLAFRSWSVLLLAPFAALVAAAFGGQPLLANLTQVFMASAAGFLAQFFPIFLLGAVFGKLMDDSGAVTAVATFMAQRLGEQRVILAVVLAGALVTYGGVSLFVAFFVIAPMAQSLFRAASIPRRLIPAAIVLGTSTFTMSALPGTPSIQNAIPMPFFGTTPFAAPGLGIIAALVMLGVGLWWLQRAEAQARRAGEGFGDAQGTAEHVVDNEMLRERATTAREFDPAEIRRGRRSEAPSPVLSAVVPLIVVVAVNLVMSLLVLPRMDFSYLAEQRWGGTSLSAVAGVWSVSVALATAIVVAIAMNWARLASLRQTMDAGANASVLPALSVASLVGFGAVIAALPAFETVRDWVLAIEGGPLVSLAVATNILAALTGSASGGLTIALDALGQTYVEIAAQTGVDLALMHRVAVIGSGTLDILPHNGAVVSLLAICGLTHRDSYRDIVMVGIVSSLLALVIVIALGSVVGSF; this is encoded by the coding sequence GTGGGGCTTCTCGGCATTCTCGTCGGGCTCGGCCTGCTCGTGGTGCTGGCCTTCCGCAGCTGGAGCGTCCTGCTGCTCGCCCCATTCGCGGCGCTCGTTGCCGCGGCATTCGGCGGCCAGCCGCTGCTCGCCAATCTGACGCAGGTCTTCATGGCGAGCGCCGCGGGCTTTTTGGCGCAGTTCTTTCCGATCTTCCTGCTCGGTGCCGTCTTCGGCAAGCTGATGGATGACAGCGGCGCGGTGACGGCGGTCGCCACCTTCATGGCACAGCGGCTCGGCGAGCAGCGCGTGATCCTCGCAGTCGTGCTGGCCGGTGCGCTGGTCACCTATGGCGGCGTCAGCCTGTTCGTCGCGTTCTTCGTCATCGCGCCGATGGCACAGTCGCTGTTCCGCGCAGCCTCCATTCCACGCCGGCTGATCCCGGCGGCGATCGTGCTGGGCACGTCGACCTTCACGATGTCGGCGCTGCCGGGCACGCCGTCGATCCAGAACGCGATTCCGATGCCGTTTTTCGGTACGACGCCGTTCGCCGCACCCGGGCTCGGCATCATCGCCGCACTCGTCATGCTCGGCGTCGGATTGTGGTGGCTGCAGCGGGCGGAGGCGCAAGCCCGTCGCGCAGGTGAGGGTTTTGGCGACGCGCAAGGCACGGCCGAGCATGTCGTTGACAATGAAATGTTGCGCGAGCGTGCGACCACCGCGCGCGAATTCGATCCCGCCGAGATCCGCCGCGGCCGTCGCAGCGAAGCGCCGTCGCCGGTCTTGAGCGCGGTCGTGCCGCTCATAGTGGTGGTGGCCGTCAATCTCGTGATGTCGCTCCTGGTGTTGCCGCGGATGGACTTCTCGTACCTTGCCGAGCAACGCTGGGGCGGCACGTCCTTGTCCGCCGTCGCCGGCGTATGGTCGGTCTCGGTTGCGCTCGCCACCGCGATCGTCGTGGCCATTGCCATGAACTGGGCGAGGCTGGCCTCGCTCCGGCAGACCATGGATGCCGGCGCCAATGCCTCCGTGCTCCCGGCGCTCAGTGTCGCGAGCCTGGTTGGATTCGGGGCCGTCATCGCCGCACTGCCGGCTTTCGAGACGGTGCGCGACTGGGTGCTCGCAATCGAGGGGGGACCTTTGGTGTCGCTTGCGGTTGCGACCAACATTTTGGCCGCGCTGACCGGTTCGGCATCCGGCGGCCTCACGATCGCGCTCGATGCGCTCGGCCAGACCTATGTGGAGATCGCCGCGCAGACCGGCGTTGACCTCGCGCTGATGCACCGCGTGGCGGTGATCGGTTCGGGTACGCTGGACATCCTGCCGCACAACGGCGCGGTGGTCAGCCTGCTCGCGATCTGCGGACTGACCCACCGCGACAGCTACCGGGATATCGTGATGGTCGGCATCGTCTCGTCCCTGCTGGCGCTGGTCATCGTCATCGCGCTGGGCAGCGTCGTGGGATCGTTCTGA
- a CDS encoding patatin-like phospholipase family protein: MTRDRIPIDLALQGGGSHGAFTWGVLDRLLEETWLDVVAISGTSAGAMNAAVLADGWTAGGAKGAREALDQYWRRVSRAAAFSPLQRSPLDRLMGRWTLDTSPAYVFTDLMSRLFSPYDLPVDYNPLRKVLAESIDFERLARSEVKLFITATRVRTGRGRIFRNAEITADVLLASACLPTMFRAIEIDGEPYWDGGFAGNPTITPLVRESDAYDTILVQINPTERPEDPRTAAEILNRLNEISFNSPLMKELRMIALLRQAADPGSGEGARWARMRTHRVKSDILTRFGASSKLNAEWEFVSMLRAEGRRAASEFLERHGEDIGQRSTADLDVLLAEC; this comes from the coding sequence ATGACCCGAGATCGCATACCGATCGACCTTGCACTTCAAGGCGGAGGCTCGCACGGAGCGTTCACCTGGGGCGTGCTCGACCGCCTTCTCGAAGAGACTTGGCTTGATGTCGTCGCGATCTCCGGGACCTCCGCCGGAGCGATGAACGCCGCGGTGCTGGCCGACGGATGGACGGCGGGCGGCGCCAAAGGTGCGCGCGAGGCGCTGGACCAATACTGGCGCCGCGTTTCGCGCGCCGCCGCGTTCAGTCCGTTGCAGCGCTCGCCGCTCGATCGCCTGATGGGGCGCTGGACGCTCGACACCTCGCCGGCCTACGTCTTCACCGACCTGATGTCGCGGCTGTTCTCGCCCTACGATCTCCCGGTCGATTACAATCCGCTGCGCAAGGTGCTCGCCGAGAGCATCGATTTCGAACGCCTCGCGCGTTCCGAGGTCAAGCTGTTCATCACGGCGACGCGGGTGCGCACCGGCCGTGGCCGGATCTTTCGCAACGCCGAGATCACGGCCGACGTTCTCCTGGCCTCGGCCTGCTTGCCGACCATGTTCCGCGCCATCGAGATCGACGGCGAGCCCTATTGGGACGGCGGCTTCGCCGGCAACCCGACGATCACGCCGCTGGTCCGCGAAAGCGACGCCTACGATACCATCCTGGTGCAGATCAATCCGACGGAGCGGCCGGAAGACCCGCGCACCGCGGCGGAGATCCTCAACCGGCTCAACGAGATTTCGTTCAACTCGCCGCTGATGAAGGAGCTGCGCATGATCGCGCTGCTCCGTCAGGCGGCCGATCCAGGAAGCGGCGAGGGCGCGCGCTGGGCGCGGATGAGGACGCACCGGGTCAAGAGCGATATTCTGACGAGGTTCGGCGCCTCCTCCAAGCTGAACGCGGAATGGGAGTTCGTCTCGATGCTCCGCGCCGAGGGCCGGCGGGCCGCGAGCGAATTCCTCGAACGTCACGGCGAGGACATCGGCCAGCGCTCGACGGCCGATCTCGATGTCCTTCTGGCGGAGTGCTGA